One Verrucomicrobiales bacterium genomic window, TCCAGATTTCCAATAGGATTCATAAAACTGATCCTCCTTCGTGCATTCGGTGCGGAAGTCGGTGGTGGAGTGGTGATTAAGCCTGGCGTTAACATTAAGTCGCCCTGGTTGCTGAAAATAGGGAGCGATTGTTGGATCGGAGAGAATGTCTGGATCGACAATCTCGTCTTGGTTACTTTAGGAAGTAATGTTTGCATATCACAAGGTGCAGTGATTTTGACTGGTAATCACGACTACAAGTGTCCGCATTTCAGTCTGACTGCTAAACCAATTGTGGTTCAAAGTGGTGTTTGGATTGGTGCTTTCTCAGTGGTCTGCCCCGGGGTGACAGCTGGCGATCACTCCGTTCTGACCGTAGGCTCTGTGGCCTCTAGGGATATGGATCCGTTTACGATTTACAGGGGGAATCCCGCTGTGGCTACCGGCGTGAGAAAGCTCAGCGATACTCGGTTGGGACAGACAATGTAGTCTCCCTTCAAACATGCTGGAGGCCTACCTCACACATCAACTCGCAGGATCGCGTTCTGGAAGGCAACTTGTGCG contains:
- the wcaF gene encoding colanic acid biosynthesis acetyltransferase WcaF, producing the protein MKVELGKYRNSSFDPGASLLRRVAWYLVATIFFTSRFPIGFIKLILLRAFGAEVGGGVVIKPGVNIKSPWLLKIGSDCWIGENVWIDNLVLVTLGSNVCISQGAVILTGNHDYKCPHFSLTAKPIVVQSGVWIGAFSVVCPGVTAGDHSVLTVGSVASRDMDPFTIYRGNPAVATGVRKLSDTRLGQTM